TGGACAAGGAGTATCACGTCCGGGTGCGGGGCAAGGCCGATCCCCAGCAGATCAGACGCCTTGCCGAAGGAGTGGAGCTGGAGGACGGCCCGGCTGCCGGCGCCACGGTACGGCTCCTCAAGACGGATCAGAACAACGACTGGCTCTCCATCACCATCAGGGAAGGACGCAACCGGCAGGTGCGGCGGATGTGTGCCGCTGTCGGGCTGTCGGTGGTCCGGCTGCGGCGGATCCGCTACGGCTCCCTGACGCTGGGAGGGTTGAACCCCGGAGAATACCGGTTGCTCAGCACCGCTGAAGCGATGGGGCTGGATGCCCCTGCCGAGCCGAAGCCGAAGCGAACAGCGCCGCCACGGCCGGGCGCGGCGGCCGGCGGTTCCAAAGCGGAGGCACCGCGGCCGGCATCCCGCCCCCGGCCGCCGCAGCGGCATGGCACCTGATCTGTCCCGACTGACAGCGCTGCTGGGATTCGGTAGTGCACTGCTGGGGTTCATACCACTGTTCGCCCATGTGCCGCTGCTGCCGCAGCTGCTGTTCGCGGGCGGCCTGCTGGCCGGTCTCGCCAGGGAAGTGCGCGGCACGGTTACGGTGCCCCCTCCTTTCCTGACCGTCGGTGCCACGGCGTTGTTTCTCTGGTACGCTGCCCAGTTCAGCCGCCACAATCCCGCCCTGCCGGTGATCTGCATCCTCACGGTGCTGCTGGCAGCCCGCCTGGCGGCGGAAAAGACACCCCGTACCTGGCTGCAGCTGTGTGCCCTTTCGCTCTTTGCCCTTGCCGCATCATCCCTCTTCGATCTCGGCCCCCGTTTCCTGCTGTTGCTTGTTCTGATGCTTCCCGTGCTGGCACTTCAGGTGGTGCTGCTCACCATGCAGGGCCACGGCGTCACCCGGCTGGCCGGACCGGCGCTTCGCCACCTGCTTGTCGTCGGGCTGCTGATACCGGTCTGCTCCCTGCTGCTGGTGCCGCTCTTCTTTTCCATGCTGCCCCGCACCCGGCTGCCGCTCTGGAGCTTTATTCAACAGGCAGGGGGCACTACCCCCGGTGGACTCTCCGATACGGTGGTTCCCGGCAGGAGCTCGACGGTACCGGACAGTGGTCCGCTGGTCTTTCGTGCGGAACTGGAACGCCGGCCGGCCGGTCAGCTCTACTGGCGGGTCGCAGTGTTCAGTCGCCTTGACGAACGGGGCTGGCAGCGGGATAGTGGCGTCCAGACGGTGAGGGTGACGGGACAACCGGTGCGGATCGAGCAGACCATCACCATGGAGCCGGGCAGTTCGCGCATGCTGGTGGGACTCGATCTGCCGGTCTCCTTTACCCATCCGGGCGGCAGCAGTATTCCCGGGGCCACCTGGAATCGGCCGCTTCCCGCGTCCCGCCGTGTTCGCTACACGGTGACGTCCCTGCCGGACGGCGCTGGCGCCCTGCGCACACCGCCGGCACGCGAACAGCTGACCAGCCTCCCCGCAGGTGTCTCGCCGCGTCTGCGGCAGCTTGCCCAGCGTTTCAGGCGGGAGGGGACGTCTGACCGGCAGCGCCTGGATGCGGTTGTTACCTGGTTCAGAAACGGTAATTTCAGATATAGCCGCAACGATCTCCCCACCGGCGCGGATGCGCTGGAGCGCTTTCTCTTCGAACGCAGGGCGGGGCATTGCGAGTTCTTTGCCTCGGCCTTTGCTCACCTGGCACGGGGAGCCGGAATACCGGCCCGTCTGGTCGGGGGATATCTGGGAGGAGAGTTCAACGAGCTGGGAGCCTACTACCGGATAACGGAGGAGCGGGCCCATGTCTGGGTGGAAGCGTGGCTGGAGCGCGAGGGGTGGGTGCGCATCGACCCCAGCAGCTTTGCAATCAACGCTGACGTCGCCCTGGGAGGGCAGCGCCGGACATCCCTTGCGCAGCAGACGCGTCTGCTGCTGGATACGCTGGATCATCTCTGGACCTCTGCGGTGATTACCTATGATTTCGAACGCCAACTGGAGCTGGCAAGCGGGATGTCGTCCCGCCTGCATGTCGTTCGTCTGGGGGATCTCAGGCGGTGGAGTTGGGCCATCGGTGGGGGATGCCTCCTGGGGCTGCTGAGCTGGTACGGCGTCCGCTGCTGGAGGGCAGGGCATCTGCGGCGAGAGGAACGTCTGCTTCGCCGGTTCCGGGCCGCAATAAAACGAGACTTCGGCCTGAGTGTCGACCGAAACACTGGTCTGTTCGACTGTGCCGAGCGCACGGGAAATGCACGAGTGAGAACCTTTGCCGACATTTACGGAGGGGCGGTGTATCGCGGCAGGCGGCTGACGGAAGAAGAGGCCGCACAGTTGCGGCGTCTGCTGCGCCAAGGGTTTCTTATTCGCCCCGAATAGTACCGTGCGGCATTTTTTCACGAAGTAGGGTGAAAAAAAGTTTTTGAAAAAGAGTTGACAGTGAATGTGCATTAGGATAATAATCCAAATTCACGCTTGGACGGTGCGCTGGCGTAGCTCAATTGGCAGAGCAGCTGACTTGTAATCAGCAGGTTGCGGGTTCGAGTCCCATCGCCAGCTCCAAAGCTGAAGCGGTTCTTCCCTGGAGGGATTCCCGAGCGGCCAAAGGGAACAGACTGTAAATCTGTCGTCGTACGACTTCGGAGGTTCGAATCCTCCTCCCTCCACCATACTATGTTTTCATCGGCAGGTGTTTGTGTGTCCCGAATCCAGGAGGCCGTGATTGGTCGCGATAACTGGTCTGGGGGATGCGGGTGCCGCCACAGCAGTTCATGCCGAAGTGTGCGGGAGTAGCTCAGTTGGCTAGAGCATCAGCCTTCCAAGCTGAGGGTCGCGGGTTCGAGTCCCGTTTCCCGCTCCAATTCTGATCAGGTTTCGTTTTGTGTGCCCACATAGCTCAGGAGGTAGAGCACTTCCTTGGTAAGGAAGAGGTCTCCGGTTCGAGTCCGGATGTGGGCTCCATTTTTGACAGAAGGCATGAAGTCCGGAATATTCCGAATATAAATCCGTAAAAGACCACACATGACGGTGCGCCCGGTGCGCACGGACAAAAGGAGTATGCGCCATGGCCAAGGCAAAATTTGAGCGTACGAAGCCTCATGTTAACATTGGAACGATCGGTCACGTTGACCACGGCAAGACCACGCTGACGGCAGCGATCACCAAGGTTCTTGCTCAGCGCGGTGGGGCAGAGTTCAAGGGTTATGACCAGATCGACAACGCTCCCGAGGAGCGTGAGCGTGGTATCACCATCGCCACCACCCACGTTGAGTACGAGACGGACAAGCGTCACTACGCCCATGTTGACTGCCCGGGTCACGCCGACTACGTGAAGAACATGATTACCGGTGCTGCTCAGATGGACGGTGCCATTCTGGTTGTGTCGGCCGCCGACGGCCCGATGCCCCAGACCCGTGAGCACATCCTGCTTGCCCGTCAGGTTGGCGTTCCCTATATCGTGGTCTTTCTGAACAAGGCCGATATGGTTGATGATGCCGAGCTGCTGGAGCTGGTTGAGCTTGAGATTCGTGAGCTCCTGTCCAGCTACGACTTCCCGGGCGACGACATTCCGATTATCAAGGGTTCCGCTCTGAAGGCGCTGAACGGCGACAAGGATGAGCTGGGCGAGCAGTCGGTCGAGAAGCTGATGGAAGCTGTTGACAGCTATATTCCCGAGCCGGAGCGCGCCATTGACAAGCCGTTCCTGATGCCGGTTGAAGACGTCTTCTCCATCTCCGGTCGTGGTACGGTTGCCACCGGTCGTGTTGAGCGCGGTATTGTCAAGGTTGGCGAGGAAGTTGAGATTGTCGGCATCAAGGCTACCGGCAAGACCACGGTTACCGGTGTTGAAATGTTCCGCAAGCTGCTTGACCAGGGTCAGGCCGGCGACAACATCGGCGCCCTGCTGCGTGGTGTGAAGCGTGAAGATGTTGAGCGCGGTCAGGTTCTGGCCAAGCCGGGCAGCATTACGCCGCACACCAAATTCAAGGCCGAGGCTTACATCCTGACCAAGGAAGAAGGCGGTCGTCACACGCCGTTCTTCAACGGCTACCGTCCCCAGTTTTACTTCCGTACGACTGACGTGACGGGTGTTGCCGAGCTTCCTGCCGGTACCGAGATGGTGATGCCTGGTGACAACGTTGCCCTGACGATCAACCTGATCACGCCGATCGCCATGGACGAAGGTCTTCGTTTTGCAATCCGTGAGGGTGGCCGTACCGTGGGCGCTGGCGTCGTCAGCGCAATCGTTGAGTAGTGTCCGTTCGGCTGCCCGCCTGATGGGTGTGGTTGGCGGTAGTGCGGACGGCATATAATCAAGAGGAAACGTGATGAGAGACATCGTGACCCTTGCTTGCGGTGAGTGCAAGCAGAGAAACTATACCACGACCAAAAACAAGAAGACGACGCCCCAGAAGCTCGAGTTCAGCAAGTACTGCCGTTTTTGCCGCAAGCATACGCAGCACAAGGAAACCAAGTAAGGCGGTCTGTAGCGGCTTGGATTGCAGGCCAGTAGCTCTAACGGCTAGAGCGCCGGTCTCCAAAACCGGATGTTGGGGGTTCGAATCCCTCCTGGCCTGCCATAATTCCCTGTCGCTGTTCAGTGATGCCGATGCAGGAGAGTGCAGTGCACAACGTCAAGGTCTTCTTTGATTCGGTAAAAACAGAGCTTGTCAAGGTAACATGGCCGTCGCGCAAAGAGACGGTCGCCACGACGGGTGTTGTTATTTTTATTGTGCTTATTATTTCCGTGTATCTCGGCTTGTGTGACCTCGTGCTCACCAGGCTGATTCGAATGATACTCGGATGACTGGCGGGAATTAACTGCGATGACCCAGAAATGGTATGGCGTGCATACGTACTCAGGGTACGAGAACAAGGTTCGTCTGAATATTCTTGAGCGTGTCAGGAATGAAGGGATGGAGGAGTATTTCGGTGAAATACTGATTCCGTCCGAGACGGTCGTCGAGCTGAAGAAGGGGGAGAAGAAGACCTCTTCACGCAAGTTTTTTCCCGGCTATATCCTGATCAAGATGGAAATGAACGACGATACCTGGCACATCGTCAAGGAAACTGCCAAGGTAACGGGGTTCGTCGGAGGCAATGCGCCGTTTCCGATTCCGGAGGAGGAGATTGGCAAGATCTCCCGCAGGATGGAAGAGGGGGCCGAGAAGCCGCGTCCCAAGGTTGAGTTTGAGGTTGGCGAAACGGTGCGGGTGGTTGATGGTCCCTTTCTCAACTTCACCGGCATGGTGGAGGACGTCAAGCCCGATCGGGGCAAGTTGCGCGTGGCTGTTACCATTTTCGGCCGGTCGACGCCGGTCGAGCTTGAGTTCATGCAAGTGGAAAAATGCTGATTCCGTTGTGTCTCAACGACGCAACATGCACTAAAAGGAGCGCATCGTCATGGCGAAGAAAATAACCGGTTACATAAAACTGCAAGTGCCCGCGGGCAAGGCAAATCCGTCGCCTCCCATCGGTCCGGCCCTTGGTCAGCACGGCGTCAACATCATGGAGTTCTGCAAGGCGTTCAACGCTAAGACTCAGGCTGACGAAGGCACTATCACGCCGGTCGTGATCACGGTCTATGCCGACCGCAGTTTTACCTTCATCACCAAGACGCCTCCGGTACCGGTGTTGATCAAGAAAGCCCTCGGTATTGAGAGTGGCTCAAGTGTGCCCAATAAAACCAAGGTCGGCAAGCTGACAAAAGCCCAGGTGGAAGAAATCGCCAAGAAGAAGATGCCGGACCTGAATGCCGCCTCGCTGGAAGCAGCCATGAGAACCGTCGAGGGCACCGCACGTTCGATGGGTGTGGATATCGTTTAGTAACGTAATCACGTAATGATTTGAATAGCGTTTGCAGGAGAGGCGACATGTCAAAAAGTACCAAAAAGCATGGCAATGCGATGAGCAAAATTGACCGTACCAAGCTGTATCCCCTGAAAACAGCGGTCGGTGTTGTGAAGGAAGCGAGCTATGCGAAGTTTGATGAAACGGTTGATGTTGCCGTCAAGCTGGGAGTAGATCCACGTCATGCCGACCAGATGGTTCGCGGAGCCGTCGTGCTGCCGAACGGTCTCGGCAAGAATGTTCGCGTGCTGGTTTTCGCCAAGGGCGAAAAGGAAAAAGAGGCGCTTGAGGCAGGTGCTGACTACGTTGGCGCCGAGGATCTCGTGGCGAAAATTCAGGAGGGATGGTTCGAGTTCGATACGGCCATTGCAACCCCGGACATGATGGGCGTTGTCGGCAAGATCGGTAAGCTGCTCGGTCCCCGCGGCCTGATGCCGAACCCCAAGGTCGGTACGGTTACCTTCGAAGTATCCCGCGCCGTCAAGGAGTCCAAGGCCGGCAAGGTGGAGTTCCGGGTCGAGAAGGCCGGTATCGTCCATGCACCGGTTGGTAAGGTCTCCTTTGAGCCGGAGAAGCTGGAGGGGAATATCGTTGCGCTGGTCGAGGCACTGGTCAAGGCCAAGCCCTCCGCTGCCAAGGGCACCTATATCAGGAAAATTTCGGTGTCATCGACCATGGGACCCGGCATTAATCTGGATATTTCCGACGTAACGTCGAATATGTAGCAAATTTCACATCGCCAAAGTCAAAGACAGCAGGTGCGCACTGCATAAAGGTCGCAACCGGGATCTGCCTGCCGAGACTTGGGGTACGTAAGATGTCCTTGCGCTTCCTGACTTTGGCATGGGGTTCGCCCCGTAACCCATAGAAAGGAGGATGACGCTTGAACCGTACAGTAAAGCAAGAGCAAGTCGAGTTGATGCGTGAGAAGCTGAAGCGCGCACAAGCGGTTTTTCTGGCCGATTTCCGCGGCATGAACGTGGAAAAGGCTACTACGCTCAGAAATGAGCTGCGTGCTGCCGCCGTTGACTACAAGGTCTTTAAGAACAGCTTGTTGGAACTGGCAGCCAAAGAAACCGATTTTGAATGCCTGCAGCCCTATCTTGCCGGTCCGACTGCCGTTGCCATTTCCTACGACGATCCGGTCGCAGCGGCAAAGGTGCTGTCGAAGTTTGCCAAGGTTCCCCAGGGTGCATTCGTACTGAAGGCCGGGGTGCTTTCCGGCAAGCTGCTGGATGTTGCCCAGATTCAGGCACTGGCAGACCTGCCGTCGCGTGAAGTGCTGCTCGCCAAGATGCTGGGTTCCCTGCAGGCACCTGCCACCAACTTTGTTGGCGTGCTCGCCGCAATCCCCGGCTCCTTCGTGCGGGTACTTGATGCCATACGCGCGAAGAAGGAAGGCAACTAGTCGAACAACGGTCAGCAGCGCTGACAGACCACACTTATACCTAACATTATCTTTGGGAGGATACATCGATGGCTGACATCACGAAAGCAGATGTAGTTGCATTTATTGAGAAGATGACCGTTCTTGAGCTGGCTGAGCTGGTGAAGGAACTGGAAGAGAAATTCGGCGTTTCCGCTGCAGCTCCCGTTGCCGTTGCCGTTGCCGGTGGCCCTGCTGCCTCCGCTGAACCCGCCGAAGAAAAGACCGAGTTCGACATCATCCTGAAGAACGCCGGTGCCAACAAGATCAACGTCATCAAGGTCGTGCGCGCACTGACCAGCCTGGGGCTGAAGGAAGCCAAGGATCTGGTTGACGGCGCTCCCAGCCCGGTCAAGACCGGTGTTTCCAAGGCTGAAGCTGAAGAAGCCAAGAAGCAGCTGGTTGAAGCAGGAGCTGAAGTCGAAATCAAATAATTGTTTCATAGATACCTGCGGGAAGCCAAGGTCGTCCGGTGCGGCCTTGGCTTGTCCAGTTTGAGCCCTCCTCACCACTCAAGCCGTTGGGAGTTTTTTACTGGCGGGTCCAGCCGGTGAGTTTCGTATATTCAGTTCTTTCACGCCACGTGTCGAAGGAGAAGGTATGGCCTACTCGATCGCCAATAACCACCTGCTGCGAAAAAATTTTGCTCTCATCAAGAACATCATTGATATCCCCAACCTGATTGATATTCAAAAGAATTCATATCGTCGCTTCCTCCAATCCGACATCCCGCCCGAAAACCGTAAGTGTATCGGCCTTGAAGCGGTATTCCGCTCGGTTTTTCCTATCAAGGATTTCAGCGAATCCTCCTCGCTGGAGTATGTTTCCTATGCGCTCAGCAAGCCGAAATACGACGTTGAGGAGTGCCATCAGCGCGGTATGACTTTTGCCGCGCCCATGAAGGTGCGGGTGCGTCTGGTGATCTGGGATTCGGGCAAGGAGTCGAGTACGCGCGGTATCAAGGATATCAAGGAGCAGGAGGTTTACTTCGGCGAAATTCCGTTGATGACTGAGAACGGCACCTTCATTATCAACGGCACGGAGCGGGTTATCGTCAGTCAGTTGCACCGCTCACCGGGGGTGTTTTTCGACCACGACAAGGGTAAGACCCATTCAAGCGGCAAGGTGCTGTACTCCGCGCGCGTCATTCCCTACCGCGGCTCGTGGCTGGACTTTGAATTCGACCACAAGGATATTCTCTACGTCAGAATCGACCGTCGCCGGAAAATGCCGGCAACAGTTCTCCTGAAGGCGCTGGGCTACAGTGCTGAGCAACTGCTCAATTACTTCTATCGCAGCGAAGAGATACTTGTTGACGCTGGAGAGGTCTTCAAGCGGATCGACCCAGAGCTGCTCACCATGCAGAAAGCAGTGGTCGACGTGGCCGACAAAAAGGGCGAGGTGGTCGTCAAGGCCAACCGCAAGTTCACCAAGGCATCGATCAAGAAGCTGCTCGACAACGGGGTCAGCCTGATTCCCACCACGGTGGAAAGCATCATCGGACGGTATGCCTCTACTGATATCATCGATCCGGAGACCGGTGAAGTGCTGCTGGAATGCAACCAGGAGCTGACCCTCGAAAAGTTTGACGAACTGCGTCACCGGGGGGTGAACTCCTTCAGGCTGCTCTATATCGATGGCAACCATGTGACCTCTTCGTTCCGGGATACTCTGCTGGCCGACAAGGTGGCCAGCAACGATGAAGCGCTGATCGAAATTTACCGGCGGCTGCGCCCCGGTGACCCGCCGACGCTGAAGTCCTCGCTGGCACTGTTCGACAACCTCTTTTTCAACCCCGAGCGCTACGATCTTTCCGCGGTGGGCCGGCTGAAGTTGAACTTCAAGCTGGGGCTCAAGGTATGGCCTGATTGCACCGTGCTCAATGGTCCGGCCATGTTGACCGCTGCCGACATTCTCAAGCCGGTCGAGCTTGCCGAGGCGATTCTTTCCGCGCAAACGCCACTGGCCCAGGCGATCAAGACCAACCTTTCCACCGAACTGCTGAAAGCGCTGAAGAAGCTGGACGCTGCTACGCCGGTGCCGGAGAAACTGTTGGAGCAACTGGCTGAGGAGTTGAACACCATCATTGCCATGCTCGACGTATTCCCCCGCGACGTGGAGGGGGGGATCGAGCTCAGTGCCGCCACCCGCAAGGTGCAGGAACTGCTGGAGCAGGGCACGATCGACGAGAACCGGCGTAAGATCGAGCAGCTCCGCCGTAATCGTTTGCTGATCGAGGATGGGTTTGTCGGAGTGGTGCAGCGGTGCACCCGCAACGATATCCTTGAGATCGTTCGCTACCTGATCGACCTCAAAAACGGTCGCGGCGTCATCGATGACATTGACCACCTGGGCAACCGCCGGGTGCGGGCCGTAGGCGAATTGCTGGAAAACCAGTACCGCATTGGCCTGGTTCGCATGGAGCGGGCGATCAAGGAGCGGATGTCGCTGCAGGAAGTCGAAAACCTGATGCCCCATGACCTGATTAACTCCAAGCCGGTTTCGGCGGTGGTCAAGGAGTTTTTCGGCTCTTCGCAGTTGTCCCAGTTCATGGATCAGACCAACCCGCTGTCGGAGGTCACCCACAAGCGGCGTCTGTCCGCCCTCGGTCCCGGCGGCCTGACCCGGGAACGGGCCGGTTTCGAAGTACGGGACGTTCATCCGACTCACTACGGCCGCGTCTGCCCGATCGAGACCCCTGAAGGACCGAACATCGGCCTCATCGCGTCGCTTTCCACCTATGCCCGGATCAACGAGCACGGCTTCGTGGAGACCCCCTACCGTATTGTCCGGGAAGGGGCGGTCACCAACGAGGTTCGCTTCTTCTCCGCGCTGGAGGAAGAAGGGCATGCCATCGCCCAGGCCAACGCCGAAGTGGACAAGGACGGTCGTTTCATCAACGAGTATGTTTCGGCCCGCAAGAGTGGCGACTTTGTGCTGGTGCAGCGGGATGAGATCGAGCTGATGGACGTTGCGCCGATGCAGCTAGTGTCGGTGGCGGCTGCCTTGATCCCCTTCCTGGAGAACGACGACGCCAACCGCGCCCTGATGGGATCGAACATGCAGCGCCAGGCGGTACCTCTGCTGCGGGCCGACTCCCCGCTGGTGGGTACCGGCATGGAGCGGATCGTGGCCAAGGACTCCGGAGTCTCGGTCATTGCCCGCCATAATGGTGTGGTGGATGCCGTCGATGCCGGCCGGATCGTGGTCAAGATCGATGAAGACGAGCATGATGAGACCGGTACCGGTGTCGATATCTACAACCTGATCAAGTTCTCCCGCTCCAACCAGAACACCTGCATCAACCAGAAGCCGGTGGTCAAGGTGGGAGACCGGGTCAAGCGCGGTGACGTGATCGCTGACGGTCCCTCCACCGACATGGGCGAGCTGGCCCTGGGGCAGAACGTCATCGTGGCTTTCATGCCGTGGGGCGGTTACAACTTTGAGGACTCCATCCTGGTGTCCGAGCGTCTCGTGAAGGATGACCGCTACACCTCCATCCATATCGAGGAGTTC
The window above is part of the Trichlorobacter ammonificans genome. Proteins encoded here:
- the rplL gene encoding 50S ribosomal protein L7/L12 produces the protein MADITKADVVAFIEKMTVLELAELVKELEEKFGVSAAAPVAVAVAGGPAASAEPAEEKTEFDIILKNAGANKINVIKVVRALTSLGLKEAKDLVDGAPSPVKTGVSKAEAEEAKKQLVEAGAEVEIK
- the tuf gene encoding elongation factor Tu: MAKAKFERTKPHVNIGTIGHVDHGKTTLTAAITKVLAQRGGAEFKGYDQIDNAPEERERGITIATTHVEYETDKRHYAHVDCPGHADYVKNMITGAAQMDGAILVVSAADGPMPQTREHILLARQVGVPYIVVFLNKADMVDDAELLELVELEIRELLSSYDFPGDDIPIIKGSALKALNGDKDELGEQSVEKLMEAVDSYIPEPERAIDKPFLMPVEDVFSISGRGTVATGRVERGIVKVGEEVEIVGIKATGKTTVTGVEMFRKLLDQGQAGDNIGALLRGVKREDVERGQVLAKPGSITPHTKFKAEAYILTKEEGGRHTPFFNGYRPQFYFRTTDVTGVAELPAGTEMVMPGDNVALTINLITPIAMDEGLRFAIREGGRTVGAGVVSAIVE
- the rpoB gene encoding DNA-directed RNA polymerase subunit beta, encoding MAYSIANNHLLRKNFALIKNIIDIPNLIDIQKNSYRRFLQSDIPPENRKCIGLEAVFRSVFPIKDFSESSSLEYVSYALSKPKYDVEECHQRGMTFAAPMKVRVRLVIWDSGKESSTRGIKDIKEQEVYFGEIPLMTENGTFIINGTERVIVSQLHRSPGVFFDHDKGKTHSSGKVLYSARVIPYRGSWLDFEFDHKDILYVRIDRRRKMPATVLLKALGYSAEQLLNYFYRSEEILVDAGEVFKRIDPELLTMQKAVVDVADKKGEVVVKANRKFTKASIKKLLDNGVSLIPTTVESIIGRYASTDIIDPETGEVLLECNQELTLEKFDELRHRGVNSFRLLYIDGNHVTSSFRDTLLADKVASNDEALIEIYRRLRPGDPPTLKSSLALFDNLFFNPERYDLSAVGRLKLNFKLGLKVWPDCTVLNGPAMLTAADILKPVELAEAILSAQTPLAQAIKTNLSTELLKALKKLDAATPVPEKLLEQLAEELNTIIAMLDVFPRDVEGGIELSAATRKVQELLEQGTIDENRRKIEQLRRNRLLIEDGFVGVVQRCTRNDILEIVRYLIDLKNGRGVIDDIDHLGNRRVRAVGELLENQYRIGLVRMERAIKERMSLQEVENLMPHDLINSKPVSAVVKEFFGSSQLSQFMDQTNPLSEVTHKRRLSALGPGGLTRERAGFEVRDVHPTHYGRVCPIETPEGPNIGLIASLSTYARINEHGFVETPYRIVREGAVTNEVRFFSALEEEGHAIAQANAEVDKDGRFINEYVSARKSGDFVLVQRDEIELMDVAPMQLVSVAAALIPFLENDDANRALMGSNMQRQAVPLLRADSPLVGTGMERIVAKDSGVSVIARHNGVVDAVDAGRIVVKIDEDEHDETGTGVDIYNLIKFSRSNQNTCINQKPVVKVGDRVKRGDVIADGPSTDMGELALGQNVIVAFMPWGGYNFEDSILVSERLVKDDRYTSIHIEEFECVSRDTKLGKEEITADIPNLGEEALKDLDESGIIRIGAEVKPGDILVGKITPKGETQLSPEEKLLRAIFGEKAGDVRDTSLTVPPGVEGTVIGAKIFSRKGNDKDARTEFIEKMEEEKLRKDEQDEIRIIRNSARDKLKRLLVGKVAAAKVEDRQGVTVLAKGKKISEELLDSLPMDRWATISVSDGSEAEEKVAEILAKLNEQVELIRGVFDDKVQKLKRGDDLPPGVIKMVKVYVAIKRKLQVGDKMAGRHGNKGVVSRILPEEDMPYMEDGRPVEIVLNPLGVPSRMNVGQILETHLGWAAKGIGWKIQQMLEEQTSEENLKKFIREVYSTKEFGSFLDGLDREELLAIARRLCRGVPMASPVFEGAGEDKIKELLNKGGFETNGQVTLFDGRTGEPFRHRVTVGVMYVLKLHHLVDDKIHARSIGPYSLVTQQPLGGKAQFGGQRLGEMEVWAMEAYGCSYALQEFLTVKSDDVSGRTRMYEAIVKGKHTLEPGLPESFNVLIKELQALCLDVELLEDEE
- the secE gene encoding preprotein translocase subunit SecE — translated: MQESAVHNVKVFFDSVKTELVKVTWPSRKETVATTGVVIFIVLIISVYLGLCDLVLTRLIRMILG
- a CDS encoding pseudouridine synthase, encoding MKERLQKIIAAAGVTSRRAAEELILAGRVAVNGQVVTELGAKADGAEDRITVDGTPVRPAEKLYYVLLHKPAGYVTSLKDPQGRHLVTELVKDVDARLFPVGRLDYNSEGLLLLTNDGAWANRLMHPRHQVDKEYHVRVRGKADPQQIRRLAEGVELEDGPAAGATVRLLKTDQNNDWLSITIREGRNRQVRRMCAAVGLSVVRLRRIRYGSLTLGGLNPGEYRLLSTAEAMGLDAPAEPKPKRTAPPRPGAAAGGSKAEAPRPASRPRPPQRHGT
- the nusG gene encoding transcription termination/antitermination protein NusG, with product MTQKWYGVHTYSGYENKVRLNILERVRNEGMEEYFGEILIPSETVVELKKGEKKTSSRKFFPGYILIKMEMNDDTWHIVKETAKVTGFVGGNAPFPIPEEEIGKISRRMEEGAEKPRPKVEFEVGETVRVVDGPFLNFTGMVEDVKPDRGKLRVAVTIFGRSTPVELEFMQVEKC
- the rplA gene encoding 50S ribosomal protein L1 — its product is MSKSTKKHGNAMSKIDRTKLYPLKTAVGVVKEASYAKFDETVDVAVKLGVDPRHADQMVRGAVVLPNGLGKNVRVLVFAKGEKEKEALEAGADYVGAEDLVAKIQEGWFEFDTAIATPDMMGVVGKIGKLLGPRGLMPNPKVGTVTFEVSRAVKESKAGKVEFRVEKAGIVHAPVGKVSFEPEKLEGNIVALVEALVKAKPSAAKGTYIRKISVSSTMGPGINLDISDVTSNM
- the rplJ gene encoding 50S ribosomal protein L10, which codes for MNRTVKQEQVELMREKLKRAQAVFLADFRGMNVEKATTLRNELRAAAVDYKVFKNSLLELAAKETDFECLQPYLAGPTAVAISYDDPVAAAKVLSKFAKVPQGAFVLKAGVLSGKLLDVAQIQALADLPSREVLLAKMLGSLQAPATNFVGVLAAIPGSFVRVLDAIRAKKEGN
- the rplK gene encoding 50S ribosomal protein L11; amino-acid sequence: MAKKITGYIKLQVPAGKANPSPPIGPALGQHGVNIMEFCKAFNAKTQADEGTITPVVITVYADRSFTFITKTPPVPVLIKKALGIESGSSVPNKTKVGKLTKAQVEEIAKKKMPDLNAASLEAAMRTVEGTARSMGVDIV
- the rpmG gene encoding 50S ribosomal protein L33: MMRDIVTLACGECKQRNYTTTKNKKTTPQKLEFSKYCRFCRKHTQHKETK
- a CDS encoding transglutaminase family protein, whose amino-acid sequence is MAPDLSRLTALLGFGSALLGFIPLFAHVPLLPQLLFAGGLLAGLAREVRGTVTVPPPFLTVGATALFLWYAAQFSRHNPALPVICILTVLLAARLAAEKTPRTWLQLCALSLFALAASSLFDLGPRFLLLLVLMLPVLALQVVLLTMQGHGVTRLAGPALRHLLVVGLLIPVCSLLLVPLFFSMLPRTRLPLWSFIQQAGGTTPGGLSDTVVPGRSSTVPDSGPLVFRAELERRPAGQLYWRVAVFSRLDERGWQRDSGVQTVRVTGQPVRIEQTITMEPGSSRMLVGLDLPVSFTHPGGSSIPGATWNRPLPASRRVRYTVTSLPDGAGALRTPPAREQLTSLPAGVSPRLRQLAQRFRREGTSDRQRLDAVVTWFRNGNFRYSRNDLPTGADALERFLFERRAGHCEFFASAFAHLARGAGIPARLVGGYLGGEFNELGAYYRITEERAHVWVEAWLEREGWVRIDPSSFAINADVALGGQRRTSLAQQTRLLLDTLDHLWTSAVITYDFERQLELASGMSSRLHVVRLGDLRRWSWAIGGGCLLGLLSWYGVRCWRAGHLRREERLLRRFRAAIKRDFGLSVDRNTGLFDCAERTGNARVRTFADIYGGAVYRGRRLTEEEAAQLRRLLRQGFLIRPE